CCCCTCTTGCCCCAACGCCGCCTCGTACTCCTCCAGACTCTTAACCTCCAAATCACTAATCTTCAAGACCGTGAAGTGCAGTTTGCTCTTGACGTGTTTGGTGTGTCTTTGCCTCCTCTTTGTCTTTTCCTCTACTCTCAATGGTTCGCTCTCCACGCCCACAACCCGCGCCCTGCACGTAAATAACCGCTCATCCAGGTAATACACCTTCTTCCCATGATCTGCGTTTCCTTTGACAGGCTCTGGCGCTTTCAATGTGTAGTCTCGCGATCCAATGTGTGTAGCGCGGTTCAGGCGCAGGATGTCGCCTGGGCGTACATGTGGCATTTGGAAGGGGAGGCGGAGTGTGTCGCCGCGGGTCAGGAGATATGGGCGGCCATGGAGATGTGCGGTTATGTAGTGTGCTGGCTGCGTCTGTAGGAGGGGGAGGAGCTTGCGGATCGAGGGTGTGAGGGTTTGGGAGAGGATGTCTGAGCGGGCGTGTGGTGAGGCTTTGACGTCGTTTGAGGAAGCGGGGGCAGGGGCGTCGCTGGGGAGAGGCTGTGGTGTTTGGGCGCGCTCTTTGGCCTCGTCTGATATGCGGTGACTGGATTGGATGAGCGGTTCGGGGGTATTCGATGTGTCGAGGTTGTGCGATACGGTGGTTATTCCTGCGCGGCGGATGGTCGGTTGGACTATCGCCCTGGACTCAAGGAACGCATGTCGTGCGGAGCGAGCGAATAGAGCCATTGCTGGGGGTTGGTGGGATGCAATGGCTTGAGGGGCTGCTGCAAACAGTATCTCTGGTGTTGCGGCGGAGGTCCGATGTTGAAGAATCCAGCCCGCATGGCGCTAGTGGGGGCTAGTGCCGAACTTTTTGGAGGCGGAAGGCGCTGTTGTAAGAGACTCCACTCTACCACCACTACCCTTAGCATCCAGCAGACGCAGAGGTAGTCGCCATGCCTCAGAACGAGTACATCGAGCGCTTTACGAAGCAGTATGTCTACACCCCTCACGCATCCTGCAGACCCCTCCTCACCACCAGCGCCTCGCGCCTCCATGCCAAGAGCACTCCACTAACTCTGTCGCAACAGGCACGGAAAGCGCTTCGACCACGATGAACGCCAACGCAAGAAGATCGCCCGTGAAGGACACAATGCCTCCAAGAAGGCGCAAAACTTCCGTGGTCTGAGGGCCAAGTTGTACGCCGAGAAGCGCAGGAAGGAGAAGATTCAGATGAAGCAGAAGATCCGCGCACACGAGCAGCGCAACGTCAAATCCAACGAAGCGCCCGAGCCAGCCACCGACGCGCTCCCCGCATACCTGCTCGACCGCAGTAACGAGAAGAATGCCAAGGCCCTTTCTTCCGCCATCAAGCAGAAGCGTAATGAAAAGGCAGCCCGGTTCTCGGTTCCCCTGCCCAAGGTCAAGGGTATTTCCGAGGAGGAAATGTTCTCGGTTGTCAAGACGGGaaagaagacgaagaagaagagctggAAGCGAATGATTACCAAGCCTACTTTTGTCGGTCCTGGCTTCACGCGTAGACCTGTCAAGTACGAGCGCTTCATCAGGCCCATGGGATTGCGCTACAAGAAGGCCAACGTGACACATCCCGAGCTAAACGTCACCGTCCAACTGCCGATCATGTATGTGTCTTCACACAGTAACGACAGACAAGCGTAGCTAACACTTCACAGTTCGGTAAAGAAGAACCCCCAGCAACCCATGTACACGCAGCTGGGTGTCCTGACCAAGGGTACCATCATCGAAGTAAACGTCTCGGAACTTGGTCTCGTCACTGCCGGAGGAAAGGTCGTCTGGGGTCGCTATGCACAAATTACCAACAACCCCGAGAACGACGGCTGCTTGAACGCCGTTCTCCTCGTCTAAGCTTCTGAAAAGAAAGAAGGAAAAAAAAACTGCATTTGACGGCGTTAACTGGTCATCTGAACATTCCATTCCGAAGGCGTTGCGGCGATTACGACCATGAGATTGGGGATTTGCTAGGCAGAAGAGAAGGGGTGGCTAGCCGATGATGCAACTGCGCCTTTCATGTTGGACACATACGGAATTATAGCAGAATATAAAAAAAAGAATAATGATACCACATTGATCGACACGCCATGAGTGCTCATCATTCTTACTTATAGACTATCATGGTGAAACCAAAAGCAAGTCCATTACAGTATAAGTCAGACAGCCATGCAGTTACACTAGGAATCTATACCTGCTAAACACCATTCCCATATGCCCGCCCAGTCCGTGGTATCTCCCATTCCCAGTCCGAGCCATGCCATCTCTGCATAGGGAAAACAGACAAAACGCCGGCCCGAAAAAAAAAGACGATTACCTCCCATAGAATGATTTTAGACATCTACAGCATCCATCATACAACAACATTGCTCAAATCAACATGTCGCCTCTGTCTCTGCACATCGCCAGCCATCACCCTGGCATCGGCATCCAGCGCACCGTCGCCCGCCCAGTCTGTAACAATATCGTCCTGGTGCTCGTCATCGAAACTGCCGCGCCTACCCGTCTGATCCGCCCACCCCGTACGTTCGAGTTCGATGATGCCGCCAAACCGCCTCTCGCCGTTGGCGATAAACAGAGACTGCCCATCAGGCGTAAACGAGACACCACCCGCGGGGCCAAAGAAGTCAAAAACCTGTTTTGATTCCCAGGTCTGCGCATTAATGATGTTGATGAAATCGTCTGCTTCGGCTGCAACGAGAACACGCGGTCCAGAGCCGATAGGAGAGAAGTGCAGAGACCGTGGGACACTAAGTTCGCTCTTCATAACGGCCAAGGGCTTTTCCCAGTACCGCGCGTCCCAGACCACAATGGTGGTATCTTGGGCAGCGGTTGCGACGTGAATACCGTCATCTGCCCAGGCACAAGCGAAAGCGTCATCGGTGTGGGAGTTTAGTGTTTCGAATGCTTGGCCTGTTTCTGCGTTTGTGATGAGCGTTTCTTGAAAGTCGCCGACTACGACGCGCATACGGCCGTCTGGACTCGTTGCTGCGCAGTTGACTGCTGCGGGGTACTGGAATGAGTGAACGAGCGTGTTGGTGCCGCAGTCTAGGACGCGGAGGTGGTGGTCGTTGGAACATAGCACGGCTTGGGGAGTGTACGTCCGCCGTGAGGAGAAGAGGTGCATATGGTTGACTATGCGTGACTTTGTGTCTGTTGCAAAGTCCGAGGTGCGGCCAAAGGCATAGGCCGAGCCCTGGGTGGAAGAGAGGTTTGCGATGGCGTACTCGCCTTCAAAAGCGCCGGCGATGAGTACGTCGCGGTGTGATGCAATGGTGGTTATCGATGCGTCAGGAGCTATATGTTTGCTGAGATCCGCGACGACGTCTTCTGGCGCACCTTCGGCGTCCGTGTGGAGAACCTGGTGGCCTTTGGCATAGTAGACATCGTTGCGGGATGTAGCCGTCACTATGTTTCGCAGCTGGAAGTGGGGCACAAAGGCACGGGGCCTGGTGTTGATCCTTCGAAACTGGAAGAAGTTATCTGTGTTGGGTGTTGAGTGGATATGCTTCCGAACTGCTTTGACGCTGTGCAGCACTCTCTGACGCTCGTGCTGCGATCGCGCCTTCCGCACTGCTGCACGTGTAGTCTGTCAAGGTGTTAGCCTGAGGATCTTCTTGCATCTTGCATCTGCACAGGCAGGAGACTGCCGAACACTGTCTCGCAGCTGCCTATATAGGCATCAGAGTGTGAGAACGTACATTGCGTTTCGTCCAGTCAATGCCCTGGTAGTCATATTCGTCGCCCTTCAGATCCTCCCGGCCAATAGCATCCGGCACCTGCACGAGGTCCAAACCAGGAACGACGGGTTTAAAATGTCCAAAGAAACGATGGAAGTAAGAAGTAATGGGACAAAAGGCCGCCCTATCCTGGATGCTCAGATGCGGCTCATTAAGCGTGGGCGGCGGCTCGAGCAAGGCATCAGCACCATATGGCATGTGCAATGTTTGGGTGCCGATAGCCATTGGCGCGGCGAAATATGTGGTGGATGTGTGCAGGTGGTGAGGAATGCTGGATGTTTGATCAAACAGGTCGATGGCGTTGTACGTGATGTATGACGGGTGAATTGGGCCAAACATGTCTTCAATCGTGCCTCCTTCATCCAGCAACGGGTCATCGTCGTCCAGGTTTCCCTCTCCTGCTCCATGTGATCCGGGCATGGTTTCCATAAAGTGCTGGTAGTCTTCTAGCGATATTCCCCCAccatcctcgtcgtcgtccacctcgtcgtcgtcatcgtcatcggCCGGTCTGCCGTCGGAGAGAGTCGCCAGAGTCACAGCAGCAGCCAGTGCGCTGGACGAGTGCGGCCAGTCTCCATGGTCCGGATGGGATTGCGGCGGCGGCGTCGTTGGATGCGGCGTCGTCGAGTGTGGCGCGGACCAGTTGTGCATGCTAGCCATCGACGCCCGCTATCCGCCTAATAGCCAGTGCAGCGGGGCCGCCGAGGCAGTGTTTTGTCGTGTTTGCGTATGCGACGAGTTGATCGGCTGGTGCAGTTGTAGAGAGGCGTTGGGGCGCAAGGTATAGGCTTGTCTGGCGTGGGGGGGAAAGGTGACTAGGCCAAAGCGTAGGCTCGGCGCAGCGAAACAGGCAGAATACAGCAGATATGTAGCGGCTGACAGGCTAGATCTGTCGCGTCGCAGGCTGGCTAGATCGCCGTTTTTTTCCCTCGATCTTCTCTGTCAAGTACCCGAGGCGCTGCATGCGAAGGAAGACACGTCCTGGTCAGATGTGGGGTCGCTCCTTGCCAAACCCCCAGGCGGGCATTGGCTGCGGGAGAGTCGGATTGGGCTGGGCTGGGCTGCAGGGCACGCTGGTCAGCTCCCCTGTGATGTTTATGGATATAGCTGTGTGCGTCGGAACAACCCCCTAGAACCTACAAAGCCGTCAGATATATACGCCGTCTGGCAAGCCGCCTGATATTCGCATCCCACCCTCCGCGGGTCCTCTAGTTTGGAGGGAACACGGGGGATCGGACAGCAGCCCACGCCTAAGCCTGACTAGCGACTCCACCATCTCAGAGATCTCCAGATTTTAGATCTGTGTATTCACGCTGCTCAACTCCACGCCGTCACCAGGCGCTCAGGGTCAAGCGGCCATGGCGTGCCCACGGACCGTGACACAACTCACATGGCACTGCCAACACGACAACCCTCTGGAGCCAAGACCCGACAACGAGAATGCAGTGGCCACTCAACGTCGGACCTCGAGGCCCACACCTGCTCTTGTCAGGCCCCTTTTGGGACACAGGCAGAACACCAGCTTCGCTAAGCTTCGTCGTCTGGGGCCAGAAGGTGACGCGCTGAGCGCTGGCCCATGGTTCCACGGCGAATTGGTGGAACAAATCAAACCTCTATTCCCGCCGCGCCTCCCCAGACTGTGGCTCAAATACCGTTTTTGTCTCTCTTAGCCGTCGCGCCTGTGGATAGAGGTGCTGGCACTCCACGACAGCAAGCCACCGATCGCTCCAGGGAAATGCCGTCGATTCGCGGCCCATCTTGCGCACACGCTGGGCACACAAAACAGATCTTGAGACTGTAAAACGACACAGGAACCGTCCTCCTTGAGTGATATTTGATCATGAGCATGCCGAGTCTCGCAAGAGCAGACGGCATGCAGTAAGGATATATTACTAGTGCGAGATGCCCACGTCACCCCGACAGCGATGTAAGAAAATTCTACAAACTCATAATAATGACAGAAATCGCCTGCTAAAACGGATATACCAGCAATGCAGCAGATCATGTAGCACAGATGCCGTCCTTCCTACGCGACGCCACGCTGCGAAACTAATTATCATAATACTGGTCATAACCCTATTGTTGTTGGTGCTGTGGCCATCCACCAGCCGATGTCGCCGCTGGTGTCTTGAGTCTCCGTTCTGTTGGCGCCCAACGTTAGTGACAGCATTATCGCGAGAAGTCGTGTTCCTTACCTGCTTCAAAATCATGCCACCTGCGCATGGTGATTTTACTGCTATCGAATTCTCCTTCATACTCCAAGCCTGCCTTTTTCGTCTTCTCGCCCGCCGTCTTTCGAGTATCTCCCCAGCTGAAGTCGTCAAACTTCCAGAACGCATATGTCGGAAGCACAAAGTTCCAAACAGGCAATGACAGCAGATAGACGAACATCCAGGCGACGTAAGACCAGCGATGGGCCGTTACAATGATGAGAATGGCAGGCAAACCAAGAATGAGCGCTAGCAGGATGAGGGGTATGACAGGAGCTTCGGTGTGGAGAACGGCAGCCTTGATAGCGATGGCAACTGGACGTGATCAGCAAAGCCGAAGCTTCAGAATGGAGTACGGGGGCTTACTTAGGTAGAATGTGAACGCAATGGCGGCTGGGAGGACCAGGGTTCCGATCAACTCGATGAACACAACGAACTGCATGCTGAAGCAGAAGGTGCCACACAGATCTCGCACTAACACAAGCTCCATCAGGTTGTGGACCGTACTATTAATCCATCGTCTGCGCTGTGACAGCAAGACTTTGAACTCGTCCGGTACAGTGGTTTTGCAAACAGCTTGCGGGACGAAAACCTGCTTCCGCTTGGGGAACGTCTTGAGCATAAGCGTCGACAGGTATCGATCCTCACCGAGTAGTAGCAGATTCTTCTTGTGCAACGTATCGACCACGTTCTCCGAGTAGTGCTCAACAACATCTGGATTAGCCAAGATCGGGACCCAGTAGTTCTGACCACCTTTGGGGGCCTTGATGCGGTACATGCAGAAGCAACCCGGCAAGCAAGTAACACCACCAAAGACCGACTCGAATGACTTTGCCAAGTGATGGGAGATGAAGTATCTACTACGGTTAGTGGCGCGATTGTAAAACATGGCGACAGCACTTACTCAAACACCTGGATCATGGAGACCCACGAATCCCGCTTATTGGCAATCTTTGTCTCGCCGCAGAGCCCCATGATATCTGGATCCTTTACCATGGCTGAGACCATGTGCGTCAAGCTGTCAGGGAAAACCTTTGTGTCGGCGTCGACCATGAGTACTATCTCGTAGAAATCGGGAGAAATGCCGGTAATTTTCCAGATACCGTTGAACATTTCAAACTCAAGCTCCGTCATACGCTCGTCAAACATGACCTTTTGCAGGAATGACATGAGGATGATCTGACTGTCTCGCTTTCCACGATTGCCGGGCTTCGACTTCTTGGCCTCATCGGGTGTACCACACTTGACGACTAGCATCACGGGGACACGTTGTTGCTTCTCGACAGGAAtgcgcgtcgtctcgccGTAGTCGTAGAATCCCGAGTAGATCTTGGCCATGTTGTGTCGTTTTGAACCACTAGCGACTGCGACGTACGAGTGTGCCTGAACCTCGTGGGGCAATACCGCGTGATCTTTCATCATACCAAGACAGACCTCGGGCGTTGTCAAATCTTCTCCGTGACCCTTGATCATACCGTCGCAAATGATGAGAATCAACTTGTGGCTGTTAGGGTAGTCGGTGGTAGCAATAGAGTCGAGGGTAGTCCGCAGTCCGTCTGGGCCTTCAGAGTATGCGGTGACAAGACAGATGGTGTGCGCCAAGGGGTATCCAAAAGGTTGCCATTCCGGAGGAGGTTGAGGTACAACTGCTTCGTGCGTGAACCCTGCGGGCCCGGAGCCTTCAACACTTGAGTAGCGGTTGGTGTCGGTCTGCCCAGAAAGAAGTACACTAGATCGAGACTCTTGTGATGAGAACTGCGCATTGTGTTTTCCATCCATGGGCATGGTGCCTTGACTGCTGTTCAATTGCTTGTACATTCCACTGTTGGAGCCCAGGATGCGAGATGCCGTGCTCTGGCTCGTCATAGTTGTCGGTGGGGCACGTGTCTTTGCGTTCTTGTCGACCGCGTAGGGGCTGGTAAACCTCGACGTCTGTGGCAGGAAAGTGCTGCCACGCTTGTTGCTGCGGTCAGAGCCGGAGGATGGGTCCATGAGTTTTGGCGGCGGGCGATAGATATCGTCACTCCACTCTTCGATCTGCTGCTTGCGCTGCTTCGAGTCCGCGGGAGAAATGGATGTGTTGGTAGCAGCAAACTTTTTGCAGATGAACCACTGGAAGATGAGGGCGAGGACAAACTTGGCCAAGACAACAGCCAAGATGAAGACGAGCGAAACATAGAGGACGACCTTGGAGGCAATGCAGCCAATGCTCTCCGTATCGATGGAGCCGACTTTGATGGTTTCTGTGAAGCAACGAGCTACCTGCTTCTCGTAGCTGGATGAGTACGCACGGGTTACATCTACGCCACGAACAGCGGGGTTCTGACGGATCTCGTCGAAGAGGGGTGGGATGTTGACCTGGGTCCGGTTGAACCAGTCGAGCAAGTTCAGGTCCAACACATCGCCGCCCCATACCATGAGGTTCCTAGAGCTGTTGCGAATGTCATCCCAGGTAAAGTAGACATCACCGGCGTTACGGAGACCGTAAAAGGCCCTACGGGCGTTGTCCGAGGTGTGACACTGGTAACCGTTGTACTCCAAGAAGGTTGTATTGGGCCTGGACGATCCGTCCTGGTTGAACAGACGGCACGGGAAGTACCAACCGAGATCTCCATTACCGCTCGTCGGAATGCCAGAGTTCTCTTTCTCAGTAATGAGTCCTTTGCAGGCGCCATTGACGTTCTGGAACAGGAAGCTAGCATCTTTACCGCCGTTTTTCTCAGGGAGATCAAAGAGGACATTTGCGTCTTGGGGGATGCCGCGAGCGCGGGGGTGCTTGGACTGGGCAAGATCGTAGGCTCTGCCGTGAATAATCAGGTATCCGCCTCCGACTTCGTTTGTCCTGAGGCGAGCGTTGCCGCCGGATGGGCACACAGTTTCCGTAAAACCGAAGGTGAGGTATCCAACGAACGTGCAGATGAGCAAGATGATGCTCACGAGTCCGACCTTCTCTCTCCATGCGCGCTGCTGCGCCTTCTGCGGCTTTCCAAAGCACTTCAAGACGGCATTTGGACACCAGAAAGTGATGATGGCGCAGTAGACGTTCCACAGACTAGGTGGCCGTAGCTTGTCCTGCTCCTTCTGGCGCTGCTTCTCGCGTGCTTCCATTGTCTTGCTCGTCAGCTTACGCTGTATCCGCGGCTCCCCATCGTCTATCGGGGCCTGCTTGTCGTTGTAGCCTCCGCCCGAGGCATTGCGCATGTGCGGGGGCTTGATGTCAGTGCTGTCTGAGCTGACCGTCTCTGCCTCGAGGTGGTCTTCCAGAATCGGGTCGTTGCCCGTCGTCGAGGGGTGGACGTCCATGCGCTGGGCATGTTTGCGGTAGTGATAGTTCGGATGGCTCGGGTCCATTCGCTGGCGTTCAGGCCGGATAAGACTGCGCTTCCGGTTCAGTTCGGGCTCGGAAGGCTTGGGCTGGCCTCGCATTATGGGATCGCGCTCCATGGGCACGGGGGTGCCGGGCGAGGGAAGCGCGCGCGAGTAGGCCTGTGTGCCGCTCTTGCTGTTGGAGCGGTCGTGCGACCGAGTGTTTTCCACATCCGAAGTCCTCCTTCTGCGGTGGTGCGAGTCGCGGTGCGCATGTCGCCGCTCGCCCCGTCGAGGCGGCGACGACTCTTCGGGTCGCTGCGGCAGAGACATGGTGGTGAAGAAGTGACCTCAGCTGCTGTTGCGCAGTGGGGCTCTTGCGCGGAGCTCGTTTCGGCCCGGGAAGAATGTTTACAGCAGCTCTATAGCGATGGCGATCGCATGGAAGTGAAAGATGCGATGCGTGTCCGAGGCAGTCGCTGGAGTTGTTCGAAATGGCGGTGGCTCGTGGTTTCCTTTTTTGCAGCGAGTGGTGGCCGGGTGCAGCAGCGGGAGCGAGTGCGCTGCAGCCAAACCAGAGGGTGTAGTGAAAGACGGTCCTAACGAGCGACGAGGAAAACCGACGAAACCCCGGGCGACACAATACAATAGGTGTTGCTAGAGCGATGGCATATGGGGGCGAAGCTGGCAAGGGGTGGATGCTATTTTGGGGATGCTGTTCCGCCACTAACTAGCACCACGCCCATCGCTAGAGCATATGTACATAAACAACTGGGGTGATTTTCCACTCCTGCGGTCAATGGCAATGGCCATTGACAGTTTCCCTCCTCCCTCTTCCACAATGCTCCTCTGCTGTAATCTTCCGTCGTACCGCATCCTGCTGCTTCTCCCCCACACCTGTCACTGTCACACCTCAGTGCCCCTTGTGCCTGCGAACGATCCATGGATGCTACATGACCGGACCCCTGCATGTACCAAATCCTGCAGCCAAACGGCTACCGAGCCCTAGATCGCCATACTATCAATCGCCCTATCGACTAACCGCACTTCTCCTATTCTATTCTCGAGAGAGTGTCTGAGCATGCCCTCTGCGCCAGTGTACAAAGGCGGTATGCGCGGAGTTGGTTTCTTAGTCCATCCATCATCGCCATTGGCGCCGAGGGCGGCGGGCGGTACACAGTGCCGCATACATTAATACGGCGCATCTGTCATGAGTTGGCTAAAATCATCAAGGACTGTGCGTCATCCTTCTGCAATATACACGAGTGCACCTGCGCTGAGCTTTAGTCGCGAATTTCCGCCTGACGCCTCGTGCTCTACAGCACGCCGACTGACAGCTTTGAAGGCGTGGAGTCAGGGTCTCTTCACACAGCTCCACATCATTCCATGTCTCCATTCCAAGCCCTGCAGAGCGGTAGGTCCACTCGCGCGATTTGGCAGCGACGGCTAATTACCTAGCTGGCATTTGTCACATGTACAGAATTCGATAGTCGCGGAGACTACGGCGGGGGTGCTGATGGCTCGGAAAAGTGATTCTTCCCAGGTTCCAAGGTTCGTCTTTATCTAGGTACAAATGGAGCCTCAACGCATCTGCTCGACCACCTCTCATTAATAACGTTTAGAGTATGACGAGGTCATGTCTCTCTCCATCATGGGCGACGCCACGTTCCTGATGCTCGTTGCATTGCGTGCGTGTCTCAAGCAGCGCCCAGCCCAGTAGTCAAATAGCGATGCACATCCATGCCCATGCAGAACTTCCTCCGCATTTGCCAATATTCCCCCCGTGAGACGCCATCGATTCTCTGCACCCCTTCGGATCTTACCGAATGGATCGATAGTGCGCGTGTTTCATGCTGGTCACACACACCATCTCGCTTCCTCAGCAAGCCGGCCTCTGCCGCTCAGTCCACACAGTCCGCTATTCGCCCTTGTATACGAGAGCCGGCATCCAGTGGGGTTTCAAAAAGCGTCTACTGCCCTCGTCCCGTGCACCTGGCCTGCATTCCGTATACGAACCCAGTTGAGGTTCATCTAAAAGACTGTTCGCACTTTTCAAGGGCAGTGTTCAGGGTCCACTGCTGCGCACCCATACACTCCGCGTCCTGTGAGTCTAACCCCCGTCCGTACCGTAGATCATCATCCCATGCTCCAGGGTACGCACTCTTGCCCTGGCCGAGGTTTGGCAAACATTTGCTACAACCAGTTGTCACACCGCAACTCAGGTGCTAACAATTGATTGTAGAAGCAGCAAAGATCCACACAGCAGACGGCTCGTTATCGCATGCCTTGGTTTACCTGTCACTGAGACTGCACCACCACCGCTGTTCCAGCGAGTCAGGACTTAGGCGGATATAAGACTGCCACCAGAGATTCCAGGAAGGGGGGACGCCATTTTCAAAGCCATGTCCCAGGTTACTTCGACACCCCCATCGAGGGCCTTGCCCCCCGTCCCTGTCGACGAAGAAGCCTACAGCGCACACCATCCCGACTTGAACGGCCCGAGTAGTTTCCAGCATCGCAAACCGCCCGCCGCGCGACACTCGTCCACACCCTCATTCAGCATTACCGAGCACAACAACACAGCGGCAGGAGGACGCGATTCGAGGCAGTCCGGGTCTTCCTTCAACCAAAGCTCCGACGGGCATTCAAGAACGCCGTCTAGAGATATAGAAACACCAGACCTTGAGTACCGCTTCTCCGGAAGCTCGATTCCCCCCGCGCAAGAGATTGCTTTCAGGCAGCTGCATATTAGCGACGGATCGTACGGGAGCCGATTCTCACACGTTGCGGAAATGGACGTCGCAAGGGCTCAAGATGAGGCCGACGCCATCTACAGTCCCCAGGAGCAATACCGGCCCGTATCCTACCCGAGCCAACCGACCCCGCCGGCCGCGACACATTCTCCCCGAGAGACTGCGCAATCGCCGACGGCTGGGTCGCAGCACTCTTCGAATCACAGCGGGCGCAACAGCTACTTCAATGGCCATGCGCAGGAGGGAGAGCTGCAAGTCCCGCGCAGCACGGTGCCCAGACCCAGCTCCGCATACACGCTCGGCTCAGAACTGAATGTACGAGGTCACACAGAGTCCCCGCGCCTTTCAGTGTATGGGACCTCCCCGTCACCCAGCGGGTCGCCTAATCCTCACGCTCGCCCTGTATCGACGACCCGCCGTTCTCCCGACGTCAGGCCCGAGTCTTCTTACATCGATCTAACAAATCTACCGTACAACCAGCAAGTCGCCCCTGCAGCCAACTTTGGCAACGCAGCTCTGCGGGGCGCTGTGGGGCAGAATGCTTCGCTGCTCAACCAGAAGAAGACGCTGGAGATGTACAGGGCGAACGTCAAGAAGACAGCAGATACTGCGGTGCAATACGAGTTCGCGCTGTTCATGGTACAGGTGGCCCGCGAGATTCTGGGGTCGGACAATGGCAGTGATGACCACGGCATGAACCCCACAGAGTTGTTAAAGGAAGCACGGCAGATTCTTCAGCGATTAGCCGACCGCAGCTATCCTTTCGCACAGTACTACCTTGCAGATGGATATGCGTCGGGTCTGTTTAACAAGGACAAGCCGGATCACGACCGCGCATTCCCACTCTTTGTAGCTGCTAGCAAGCATGGACACGCGGAATCAGGGTTCCGTGCCGCACTTTGCTACGAGTTTGGTTGGGGCTGCCGCAAAGACTATGCCAAAGCTGTTCAGTTCTACCGCGCTGCTGCGTCGAAAAACCACCCGGGAGCTGCGACACGACTTGGAAAGGCTTGTTTGACAGGCGACATGGGCCTTCAGAACAAGTACAGGGAAGGGCTGAAATGGCTCAAGCGAGCTACGGAATCAGCCGACTTCCAATACAACGTTGCGCCGTACGAGCTTGGTCTGCTGCACGAGACGGGCTTCGGAGACGACATCTTCAAGGACGAGGTGTACGCAGTGCAGCTCTTCACACAATCTGCTGAGTTGGGACATCCATTGGCTGCTTTGAAGCTAGGCGAAGCTTACGAACATGGCTTTCTACGCTGTCCTAAAGATGCTGCACTTTCCGTTCACTACTACAATTGTGCCGCCCAGGCCGATATTCCTGAAGCCATGATGAACCTATGCGCGTGGTATATGGTCGGTGCC
The DNA window shown above is from Alternaria dauci strain A2016 chromosome 6, whole genome shotgun sequence and carries:
- a CDS encoding mitochondrial 54S ribosomal protein bL21m yields the protein MALFARSARHAFLESRAIVQPTIRRAGITTVSHNLDTSNTPEPLIQSSHRISDEAKERAQTPQPLPSDAPAPASSNDVKASPHARSDILSQTLTPSIRKLLPLLQTQPAHYITAHLHGRPYLLTRGDTLRLPFQMPHVRPGDILRLNRATHIGSRDYTLKAPEPVKGNADHGKKVYYLDERLFTCRARVVGVESEPLRVEEKTKRRQRHTKHVKSKLHFTVLKISDLEVKSLEEYEAALGQEGKKSVQ